The candidate division KSB1 bacterium genome window below encodes:
- a CDS encoding DUF2723 domain-containing protein: MPHRKLNALMASLVFAISFIVYAMTVAPTTPFWDCGEFIACSYILGIPHPPGAPLYVLLGRVFSMLPFGVDSSLDPAQIPGVLTDNIALRVNMISPIFSAFTAMLTYLIIVRLILLFWKREPESLAEKITLYAAGVVGALGFAFSDSQWFNSVEAEVYAGSMFFTAIVIWLILKWQDEAETAPSDRYILLIFYLLGLAIGVHLLNLLALPTIAMIFFNQRYQRTGRKADAFGELLRMLAVAGAGGLTMYYGINNGLVQGLPWLMEQGGVIALVLVLAALVVAVTMAGVNRQRLLGMAAMSVLLIIIGYSTYSAIFIRSTLDPAIDENNPDTAERLVSYLRREQYGEVHLTPRRAPFWEYQIKQMYIRYFNWQFIGKGTTLDQQGRIVEVFSLRGLWGIPFLVGLFGMVYHFYKDWRRALPILTLFLMTGLAIVIYLNQDDPQPRERDYAYTGSFFAFALWIGIGVAALVDYAHNLLQGKKTTAAGAVAGRPALHSPLAAGVAGLLITLVPGNMLFSILPGVDWFSNFREHNRKGDYVAFDYSYNILASCAPNAIIFTNGDNDTFPLWFLQYVHNIRRDVRVVNLSLLNTDWYIKQLRDDEPKVPIYMSDASIAALRPIEWKTKTVTISVPGEIYEQYYQEALRLDANVTREETPVMRLEVKPTYENLAIRVQDIMILRILEDNQFRRPVYFAVTVSPENKIGLEPYMRMDGLAFRVLPVKIERGTVDPGLMWTNLNEKFRYRNLDNPKVYYNDNVISLLQNYRSAFLHLAQYHLYRRENEQVVKVLDRMSQIMPESVIPTSDFRINEAIGMMYAQAGRPEEMTKRYHHFVVNEYPRLQELRDRLSFADYLNYRGQRALAESLVQEIIKKESGQREPYQWLARFYNMTGERDKAIAALEQLLARFPDDQTARMQLQQMRGQASDSAAPAGPSDGRQPSH, translated from the coding sequence ATGCCCCATCGCAAATTGAACGCCCTGATGGCCAGCCTGGTGTTTGCCATTTCATTCATCGTCTATGCCATGACGGTGGCACCCACCACCCCGTTTTGGGATTGCGGCGAGTTCATCGCGTGCTCCTACATCCTCGGCATTCCCCACCCGCCGGGTGCGCCGCTTTACGTGCTGCTCGGCCGGGTTTTTTCGATGCTGCCGTTCGGGGTTGACTCCAGTCTGGATCCCGCCCAGATTCCGGGCGTGCTCACCGACAACATCGCGCTGCGCGTGAATATGATCTCGCCGATCTTCAGTGCCTTCACCGCGATGCTCACCTATCTCATCATCGTGCGCCTCATCCTGCTCTTTTGGAAGCGCGAGCCGGAGAGCCTGGCGGAGAAAATCACGCTCTATGCCGCCGGCGTGGTGGGCGCACTCGGCTTTGCCTTCTCCGACAGCCAGTGGTTCAATTCCGTGGAGGCGGAAGTCTACGCCGGCTCGATGTTCTTCACCGCCATCGTCATCTGGCTCATTTTGAAATGGCAGGATGAAGCGGAAACCGCCCCCTCCGACCGCTACATTCTGCTGATCTTCTATCTGCTCGGGCTGGCCATCGGGGTTCACCTGCTTAATTTGCTCGCCCTGCCCACCATTGCGATGATCTTCTTCAACCAGCGCTATCAACGCACCGGCCGAAAAGCGGACGCCTTCGGCGAGCTGCTGCGCATGCTGGCGGTGGCCGGCGCCGGCGGTTTGACGATGTATTACGGCATCAACAACGGCCTGGTGCAGGGCCTGCCCTGGCTCATGGAGCAAGGCGGGGTCATCGCACTGGTGCTGGTGCTGGCGGCCCTGGTGGTGGCCGTGACGATGGCAGGGGTCAACCGTCAGCGTCTGTTGGGCATGGCGGCAATGTCGGTGCTGCTCATCATTATCGGTTACTCCACCTACTCCGCGATTTTCATCCGCTCGACGCTGGATCCGGCCATTGACGAAAACAACCCCGACACTGCCGAGCGCCTGGTCAGTTATCTCCGGCGTGAGCAGTATGGCGAGGTGCATCTCACGCCGCGACGGGCGCCTTTCTGGGAGTACCAAATCAAGCAGATGTACATCCGCTATTTCAACTGGCAATTCATCGGCAAAGGCACGACGCTCGATCAACAGGGCCGGATTGTGGAGGTCTTCTCGCTGCGCGGCCTGTGGGGCATCCCGTTTTTGGTGGGCCTGTTCGGCATGGTTTATCACTTCTACAAGGATTGGCGCCGTGCCCTGCCGATCCTGACTTTGTTCCTCATGACCGGCCTGGCGATCGTGATCTATTTGAACCAGGATGACCCCCAACCGCGGGAGCGGGACTATGCCTACACCGGTTCTTTCTTCGCCTTTGCGCTGTGGATCGGCATCGGCGTGGCCGCGCTGGTGGATTACGCCCACAACCTGCTGCAGGGCAAAAAGACAACGGCGGCCGGCGCGGTGGCCGGCCGGCCCGCGCTGCACAGCCCCCTGGCCGCCGGGGTGGCGGGTTTGCTGATCACGCTGGTGCCCGGCAATATGCTGTTCTCCATCCTGCCCGGTGTCGATTGGTTTTCCAATTTCCGCGAACACAATCGCAAGGGCGACTATGTGGCCTTCGATTACTCCTACAACATCCTCGCCTCCTGTGCGCCGAATGCCATCATCTTCACCAACGGCGACAACGACACCTTTCCCCTGTGGTTCCTGCAATACGTCCACAACATCCGCAGGGACGTGCGCGTGGTCAATCTGAGCCTGCTCAACACCGACTGGTACATCAAGCAGCTCCGCGATGATGAGCCCAAGGTGCCGATTTACATGTCGGACGCCAGCATCGCCGCGCTGCGTCCAATCGAGTGGAAAACCAAGACGGTGACGATCTCCGTGCCCGGGGAAATCTACGAACAGTATTACCAGGAAGCCCTCCGGCTCGATGCCAACGTCACCCGGGAAGAGACCCCCGTGATGCGCCTGGAAGTGAAGCCCACTTACGAAAACCTCGCCATCCGGGTGCAGGACATCATGATTCTGCGGATTCTGGAGGACAATCAATTCCGCCGTCCGGTTTACTTCGCAGTGACCGTCTCGCCCGAAAACAAAATCGGCCTGGAGCCCTACATGCGCATGGACGGCCTGGCATTTCGCGTCCTGCCGGTGAAGATCGAACGCGGCACCGTCGATCCCGGGCTGATGTGGACGAATCTCAACGAAAAGTTCCGCTATCGCAATCTCGACAATCCGAAAGTTTACTACAACGACAACGTCATAAGCCTGCTGCAGAATTACCGTTCCGCTTTTCTGCATCTTGCGCAGTATCATCTCTACCGTCGTGAGAATGAGCAGGTGGTGAAGGTGCTGGATCGCATGAGCCAGATCATGCCGGAGTCGGTCATTCCGACCAGCGACTTCCGCATCAACGAGGCCATCGGCATGATGTATGCCCAGGCCGGCCGGCCCGAGGAGATGACCAAACGCTACCACCATTTTGTCGTGAACGAATATCCCCGCCTGCAGGAACTGCGCGACCGGCTTTCCTTCGCCGATTATCTGAACTATCGCGGGCAGCGGGCGCTGGCGGAGTCGCTGGTGCAGGAAATCATCAAAAAGGAGTCCGGCCAGCGCGAGCCCTATCAGTGGCTGGCGCGCTTTTACAACATGACGGGCGAGCGTGACAAGGCCATCGCCGCGCTAGAGCAACTTTTGGCACGTTTTCCGGATGATCAGACCGCGCGCATGCAATTGCAGCAGATGCGCGGCCAGGCATCGGACAGTGCGGCACCGGCGGGTCCCTCGGACGGCCGTCAGCCCTCCCACTGA